The sequence GCTTCCTCACTCCACCATGAAATCATACAACAACCACCTCCTAAGAGATATTTTACAGCATTGTTACTGTGTAGTCAGTGGTATTAGGAATTATTTATCCTCTTTTTTAGACCCCTTTGATGGTAACCCGGAACAATTGGAGATGGTTCCGATTCAACACCTAAACAATCGGACATATACGGGCAACCAACCATGAAGCAAGCTTTACCAACAAGATGAAAAATTTAATGTTTTATTTTCATGGCAATTTATCCCCCACCTACTCCTTTCGTTTCACTTAAGACTTGAGGTAGGGTATTACAGTCCGTTCATGCGGATAAATAAAAACTCCCTCGCAAGGGAATCAGATTCATTAAAAAATCATAGGATTACCTTACGAGAGAGCCTAATTTACTACGTTCATATTCCACGTCACGCGCGGATTAACATCCACCAGCTCAAGAAAATCCACTGGATGGGGACACACCGCCACCAGAACCTGATGAGATTGGACCTTTTATATTTGCCTTATATACTCGTTCATGCTGTTTACTGCCACAGCTTGGGCATTCGACTTCAGGCAATTTTGAATAAGACACCAT comes from Bacillaceae bacterium S4-13-56 and encodes:
- a CDS encoding zinc ribbon domain-containing protein, translating into MAIYDLRCKDCENEYSKMVSYSKLPEVECPSCGSKQHERVYKANIKGPISSGSGGGVSPSSGFS